Proteins co-encoded in one Bradyrhizobium sp. 170 genomic window:
- a CDS encoding CsbD family protein: MDWNRIEGNWNEVKGKVKQNWAKLTDDDLTAINGRRDELEGRLQKRYGYAKDQARKDVDDWFSTLP, from the coding sequence ATGGACTGGAATCGAATCGAAGGGAATTGGAACGAGGTCAAGGGCAAGGTCAAACAGAACTGGGCCAAACTGACGGACGATGACCTGACCGCCATCAACGGCCGGCGCGATGAGCTCGAAGGTCGGCTGCAAAAGCGCTACGGCTACGCCAAGGATCAAGCCCGTAAGGACGTTGATGATTGGTTTTCGACATTGCCCTGA
- a CDS encoding DUF3309 family protein, protein MSISTIILIILVIALLGGFSGIGGGPFYGTGYYGGGGLGLVIIILLILILLGRI, encoded by the coding sequence ATGTCGATCAGTACGATCATTCTGATTATCTTGGTGATTGCGTTGTTGGGTGGCTTTAGCGGCATTGGCGGCGGCCCATTTTATGGGACCGGCTACTACGGCGGCGGTGGATTGGGCCTCGTAATTATTATCCTGCTGATTTTGATTCTGCTGGGCAGAATCTGA
- a CDS encoding DNA topoisomerase IB produces MVEPPDSAQAIVDPRDAAESAGLRYVSDERPGIGRKKAGTGFSYRRPDGSRLIEPDALKRIRALAIPPAWTDVWICPLPDGHIQATGRDAKGRKQYRYHARFREVRESTKYEHVVAFADALPSIRETVREHMALRGLPREKVLATVVHLLETTLIRVGNDDYARQNSSYGLTTLKNRHVGVEGNEVRFRFTGKGGKQWSLRVRDRRVAKIIRACQELPGQELLQYIDEPGNCQDVTSTDVNEYLKAITGKDITAKDFRTWAGTVLAAMALSELESFDSAAQAKRNLRGAIEKVSARLGNTPTICRKCYIHPEVLNSYMDGNLVLEIKSQAENELRNAVVNMKPEEAAVLALLRGRLAKEAELPASADPKLLSGKRSSTTRGHVPCRRSRARNAPPATSPSGDA; encoded by the coding sequence CTGGTCGAGCCACCGGATAGCGCGCAGGCGATCGTCGACCCGCGGGATGCCGCCGAATCCGCGGGCCTGAGATATGTTTCCGACGAACGGCCCGGCATTGGGCGCAAGAAGGCGGGGACGGGATTCAGCTACAGACGACCCGACGGCTCGAGGCTCATCGAGCCTGACGCGCTGAAGCGGATAAGAGCACTCGCGATCCCGCCCGCCTGGACTGACGTGTGGATCTGTCCGCTTCCGGATGGCCATATCCAGGCAACCGGCCGTGACGCAAAGGGTCGCAAGCAGTATCGTTACCATGCGCGCTTCCGCGAGGTGCGGGAAAGCACGAAGTACGAGCATGTGGTCGCATTTGCAGACGCGCTGCCTTCCATTCGGGAAACCGTACGTGAGCACATGGCATTGCGCGGCCTGCCGCGGGAAAAAGTTCTGGCAACCGTCGTGCATCTCCTAGAGACCACGTTGATACGTGTAGGGAATGACGATTACGCCAGGCAGAACAGCAGCTATGGCCTGACCACGTTGAAGAACCGGCACGTGGGCGTCGAGGGAAACGAGGTTCGTTTCCGCTTCACCGGTAAAGGGGGCAAACAATGGTCGCTGCGCGTACGAGACCGGCGCGTCGCAAAGATCATTAGGGCCTGTCAGGAGCTCCCCGGACAGGAGCTACTTCAGTACATCGATGAACCAGGCAATTGCCAGGATGTCACATCGACCGACGTGAATGAGTATCTCAAGGCAATTACCGGTAAAGACATTACGGCAAAGGATTTCCGAACCTGGGCGGGGACGGTGCTGGCGGCCATGGCCTTGAGCGAACTTGAGAGCTTCGACAGCGCCGCTCAGGCGAAGCGCAATCTTCGCGGCGCGATCGAGAAAGTCTCCGCACGGCTCGGCAACACGCCGACGATCTGCAGGAAGTGCTACATCCATCCGGAGGTGCTGAACTCCTACATGGATGGAAACCTGGTCCTTGAGATCAAGTCACAAGCCGAGAACGAGCTTCGGAACGCTGTCGTAAATATGAAGCCGGAGGAAGCCGCCGTGCTCGCGTTACTGCGCGGCCGGCTCGCCAAAGAGGCGGAGCTGCCGGCCAGCGCCGATCCAAAATTGTTGTCTGGCAAGCGGAGCTCCACAACAAGGGGCCACGTGCCATGCCGAAGATCGAGAGCAAGGAATGCCCCTCCGGCTACTTCACCAAGCGGCGATGCATGA
- a CDS encoding DUF1236 domain-containing protein: MEEDSMTKRFLISVAAATLIAGTGFANAQGTGTGRDSPSGGAATQQRGATEDKSDMKSEQKSMGAEKSQRTEDQMKGGKDMKAEGREDKGMKAEGKEDRGGLKAEQKTTGQGTTQRDQGRDQSTTQQRDQSTTQGREQTTPQKDQKAQGKEDRMQTQTQGGAAGKETTTTGQAGAAGKLSTEQRTQITSAIKETRVEPVTNVNFSISVGTKVPRDVTFHTLPERVVTIYPEWRRYKYILVKEQIVIVDPNTYEIVAVLEA; encoded by the coding sequence GTGGAGGAGGATTCCATGACTAAACGTTTTTTGATCTCGGTCGCCGCGGCGACTCTGATCGCTGGAACCGGTTTCGCCAATGCGCAGGGAACCGGAACGGGCCGTGACTCGCCGTCGGGCGGTGCCGCAACCCAGCAGCGTGGCGCGACAGAAGATAAGTCCGACATGAAGTCCGAGCAGAAGTCGATGGGCGCTGAAAAGAGCCAGCGCACAGAAGACCAGATGAAGGGCGGCAAGGACATGAAAGCTGAAGGCCGCGAAGACAAGGGCATGAAAGCCGAGGGCAAGGAGGACCGCGGCGGCTTGAAGGCCGAACAAAAGACGACCGGCCAGGGCACGACCCAACGTGACCAAGGCCGTGATCAGAGCACGACGCAGCAACGTGATCAGAGCACGACCCAAGGCCGCGAGCAGACTACGCCTCAGAAGGACCAGAAGGCCCAGGGCAAGGAAGACCGCATGCAGACTCAGACGCAGGGCGGAGCCGCGGGCAAAGAGACGACCACGACGGGCCAGGCTGGCGCTGCCGGGAAGCTCTCGACCGAGCAACGCACGCAGATCACCAGCGCGATCAAGGAGACCCGCGTTGAGCCGGTGACGAACGTGAACTTCTCGATTTCGGTCGGGACTAAGGTACCGCGCGACGTGACCTTCCACACGCTGCCGGAGCGAGTGGTGACGATCTATCCGGAATGGCGCAGGTACAAGTACATCCTCGTCAAGGAGCAGATCGTGATCGTGGATCCGAACACCTACGAGATCGTGGCGGTTCTGGAGGCCTAA
- a CDS encoding PRC-barrel domain-containing protein, which yields MARATAHPDHQCISSEDIHGTEVYGADGKNIGEIDHLIIDKASGRVAYAVMSFGGFVGLGHSHYPIPWAALTYDTSLAGFRTSITEQQLKDAPEFSDDSWQDRDWETRTHRYYGMPTYWEGRGGL from the coding sequence ATGGCCCGCGCTACAGCCCATCCGGATCATCAATGCATCTCAAGCGAAGACATTCATGGAACCGAGGTTTATGGAGCAGATGGAAAGAACATCGGTGAGATTGATCACCTCATTATCGACAAGGCGTCAGGTCGCGTGGCTTATGCCGTCATGAGCTTTGGCGGATTTGTTGGGTTAGGCCACAGCCATTATCCCATCCCCTGGGCCGCTCTGACATACGATACCTCGCTTGCTGGTTTTCGAACCAGTATCACCGAGCAACAGCTGAAGGATGCGCCTGAGTTCAGTGATGACTCATGGCAGGATAGAGACTGGGAAACGCGCACCCACCGGTACTACGGGATGCCTACGTACTGGGAAGGGCGGGGCGGCCTATAA
- a CDS encoding RNA ligase family protein, with protein sequence MPNSAFDPCIPTRGTKVPDRPDWLHEIKHDGYRLIVQREGKRVRLFTRNGYDWSHRFPIIVEAALRHRSSSFVLDGEAVLLGVDGRSDFDGLHSRQHDEEVQFYAFDTLVADGDDIRKLPLSMRKTSLARLLARRIHGIFISDFEQGEIGPDLFRKACEFGLEGIVSKHRDRPYRGGRQPHWVKNKNRKHPAMNRSFEDER encoded by the coding sequence ATGCCTAACTCTGCGTTCGACCCCTGCATTCCGACCCGCGGGACCAAGGTCCCTGATCGGCCGGACTGGCTTCACGAGATCAAGCACGATGGCTATCGGCTAATTGTTCAACGTGAAGGCAAGCGCGTGCGGCTATTCACCCGCAACGGATACGACTGGAGCCACCGTTTTCCGATCATCGTCGAGGCCGCGCTGCGGCACCGGTCGAGCTCGTTCGTGCTCGACGGCGAAGCGGTGCTGCTCGGCGTTGATGGCCGATCCGATTTCGATGGGCTGCATTCGCGCCAGCATGATGAAGAAGTCCAGTTCTATGCCTTCGATACGCTGGTGGCGGACGGCGACGACATCAGGAAGCTGCCGCTCAGCATGCGGAAGACCAGCCTCGCCCGGCTCCTTGCCCGCCGGATCCACGGCATCTTCATTAGCGACTTCGAACAGGGCGAGATCGGCCCGGACCTGTTCCGGAAGGCTTGCGAATTCGGGCTTGAAGGGATTGTTTCGAAGCACCGAGATCGACCGTACCGCGGTGGTCGACAGCCTCATTGGGTTAAGAACAAGAACCGGAAACACCCGGCAATGAATAGAAGTTTTGAGGATGAGCGGTAG